Sequence from the Equus asinus isolate D_3611 breed Donkey chromosome 5, EquAss-T2T_v2, whole genome shotgun sequence genome:
ACCTGGTGAAGATGCAAGATCAACTCTGGATGAACTGGAAAGAGAGTTCCTGAGGCAGGTGCTGCCAGAGATGTCaggtgcagagggaggtgatggccccaggaAAGCAGGTAAAACAATTCTTGTGTTGATAGGTGTCTGATTTTATCAGTATGtaatttgctcctttttttttttaaagattttatttttcccccaaagccccccggtacatagttgtgtatttttagttgtgggtcctggaATTTGCTCTTTATTCTCATCTATTAGATGAAGTAAAACCCTATTCTGGAATACAACTATGGGTTAAATAAGTAAATTGACTATGCACCACTCTCCCCTCCTGGCACAGACCCCCTCTGCGATCCTGTTTTCTTGTTCTCAGAACCTCCTTGCGAGCATCGTGCTCCACTTGGCACCTCACGTATTCTTTTTCTAATGGACTTTTATTTTGTGGGGAAGGAAGGTATTATTCCAGTTTCTAATAAGTGCAATTTTAAATCCTGGTTTTCCACTTACTAAAACcttaagcaaattacttaatctttctgtacctcagtttcttaaacagtaaaaagaaatgataaacatACCCACCTCAAAGGGTTGAGAAGAGTcaacaagaaaatgcaaataaaatgttCAGCACAGTCGTATACaaagaattcaataaaatgtCAGCTTTTAATAGGTTTTCCATGACTGCATTCCTCCAAGCATCGACACAAATTCTCAGGACGCTCTGGAAACAAAAATAGAGCCTTTGAATAGCCATTGTTTAATAGGAAGctcctttgttctatttttgaTAAACTACTGAACTGCTAACGGACTGAGGAACAGGCAGTGCCCTCTGAATTCGCTGTGAGAAAGAACGAGGCTGCTGCCTGTCTTCCTTCAAATAAATATCGCTGCAGTGTGGCAAAAGGAGGACCAGAAACTAGACGTGACTTAGGAGCactctattttgtgtgttttaaataaaacaagcATAGAATAGAAACAACAGATCTGATGATGAATGGTTGCAAAATATTGTTTTGCAGATCCCAGTACCAACATTGTTAAAGCACAAGGACACGTGGGAAAGGTAAGTGACTCCATGTGTGACGGCCAGGTTAAAAAAGGGGAACATTCCAACCTTGACTGTAGAGGACCCTAAAGTCATGGACCAGATgagtgttctttttgttttttttaaagattggcacctgagctaacaactgttgccaatcttctttttttccttctgtttttttctccccaaatccccgcagtgcatagttgtatattttagttgtgggtccttctagttgtggtatgtgggatgctgtctcaacATGCCCTAATGAGCAGCaccacatccgtgcccaggatgcgaaccagtgaatccctgggccgccgaagcggagcgcgcaaacttaaccactcggccccagggccggcccctagatgaGTGTTCTTGGTGGAAATCACACCTTAAAATCATTGCCCAGTCAGTGTTATTTCAAAtcattaatttttccaaattttgaaatgtgaatacatgtaaaatgtgaataatataaGAACTTATCTGGTGCCTGTTTTGGATCAATTATTATAACAAgtttaagagaattaaaaataggtGAGTTCCCTGTTCTAAAGGTTGTCATCCACGTGTGCTGCTCATGCCTCATCTCTGTGTGTGGTCCAAGGACCAGCAGCACTGCTATCGCTGGGAAGCTTGTGAGAAACGCAGAAGCTCAGACCCTACCCCCCAGCACCTACTGAATCAAAAACCGAATTTTACCAAGATCCTCAAGTGACTCATACGCACATTACTGTTGGAAAAGCTCTGCAATATAACATCCAAGTGGAAGAATGACATGCTTAAAGCATTGAAATGGAGTATGTGCAGTGGAGAGGGGGCCAGGTGGAAAACCACCGCAGGTGCAGTGGGAAGTCTGTGCTGGGGAATGATGACTGATAACTTCAAACGGTCAGACATGGTGTATGAGTAACAGAGCATTTCCTTAAATGCTATAAGGAAAATCTGTATTCGAGCGTTATCAACCCCCCAGACTCTAAAGCAGTGTTTCCTGTGGGGGTTTCTGGGGACACCAGTGCCATGAGCCAGTCTATGGGGTGGCACTGTGTTCTAGCCCCTCTCCGGTTCTGGCAATTCCTCGTGTACACTGCACGTTAAAGCCTGCAGGAAATCATGTGGCAAACGTGTAGCTGAGCATTTCTCCCAAACATTTTGACTTTTTGACATTTTGACTTTTCTCCCAAACATTTGATGTCTTTTTTGGTGTAGTACCCATTAATATCCTCGCAAAAATACACTCTGGAGACACTCAATCCTGCAGACGGCATACCCCATCAGAGTCCCAAGTGGGGTAAACCACCCAGAAGAGGATGGTGTGGCTTCTGCGTGTGACTAGTTAAAAGTTATCATTCAGATGTTTATATTCTTCTGAATAGGATTATAGTTAAAGACTCTAAAATCATAAAGGTGATTAGTAGGATTTGCTCATGAAATTCtagaatagaaagaaaactaaGGGTCCACGCTTAAAGAACTTCAAGACAAATAAAAGACGTATTTTACACAGATGATAAATGTACAGAACATGTTACTGACAgattatttaaatagaaataggCCAGTGAGGGTTTAGGAAAACTCATGGCAATTGTAGGGCTAAACAGACTGGATGGCCCTCCAGTCGGGCACAGGAGCCCTTCAGCACCTCCACCCTGGGCTCTCACTGCAGCTTCATCCCAGGGAACAAGAGCGGACACTCTGTAAAGGTTCTACGTCTTGACTAAAGTTCCTTTTCCGTGTAGGACTCTTACTTCATCGGTAACCTCTCTGTCTTCTTGTGTGGACTGTTTTAGTTTCAGGCCTTTTCTGGACAAGATCCTAACGTCTTACTGAGTCATCTTTTGGCCAGAATCAGGAAACAACATAAGAAACGTGGACCACCCCCTGAATGCTTCTGGAAATACTGTGTCTGAAGTGAAAGCAACATCTGCCAGCCAACTCAAAAGCAGCCATCTtaggagattaaaaataaaaatgcttgatTGAAAGCTGCATAGAAGAGAAACTAGGCAAACTATGCTCAGCTcataattatttggaaaataaattctctatgttttgcaaatatcatGAGTGGTTATTTTACTCATAAACATATCCTGAAaatctataatttttcttttcatcaattTATTCTTAAAGAAGTCTCTGGAAATTTAAAAGTAAAGCCAATAAATGAACAGAAGCAAATACTAAGAGGAAAAAGTGGTAAAAGCAAAATTTAGTTAAAATAGTTTAACtataaatcatttaaataaaCTACATCATCTTAGCTATCATGTGCACTCAATCCTTAAAAATGACAATACAcgttgttactttaaaaaaaaaatcagagagtgacatcagcatcatggcggagtgaactttcccaggactctctcccctccaacatacaacaaaaaggagcaaccatattccaacagaaaatacccTAACAGCACAAAAATCCTCGGAAAGATACACAGCCACACaatggagggcggagaggctggagccccccctcggaggagctggaatggggtgaGAGAGAtccttgctccctcccctaaagactgtggtcCCTGCTGCAGGGGGCAGgttccatgagggaaggagtggggcagGGGCCATGCATCCATTGGATCACCAAGGATGGCCTAATGCTCTTGCAGCCTAaagggaagccctctaacagggTGAAAGCTTTCGTGTGgtgtgacctcatcaagccaagaccccaggagaccagatagagACAGCTGATCAGGAAATCCAGAGGGCATGCAGGAGAAACCGCCCCTCCCCTGACCCATGCCTCGCCAGGCCATCTcggctgaaggcggagggctcagaatacgtggctctcAACCCCTacccagtggcgataggctgtaactgcaactgaataatatgaGAATGAGAAAGACCCGACCTTCCAACAGCAGGCACTTGGTCAAATCTCCAGATCAGAGAGAAaacgacaagcacccagaactcagtcctgaggacagaaatatgtaaactaaatgacaatgaattaaaaatagctatcatcaaaaaaagaTCTGTATCTTAGCTTGGAAAAATCTCTAAAGTGAAGGATGGCTAATGATGAGGGCCTGGAACATCCTACATTTTCCTGAGTTTCTGACAGGGCATGCTCACATGCTCAGATCCCCTCTCCCTTAGCTGACCACAGTATTGAACACCCAAGAACTTTAATCTCTTAACAGTGAAACATGTTTCATCTTAGTTCCTGTGAGCTCAAGGATCACAGTTCATTTATACCAGAAAAATACCCTCATAATCTGTTTCTTGTAGTGAGAAGAAATCTGAGGTGAGATTTAAGATTGTGGAATGAAAGAAATAGCCtggtttgttaatttttaaaaaccacttatgtgtgtgtacatactaACACATTCTCTTAATACACCTATATAAATGtagcatatacacacatatacgaTATATAGTGTGCACTCCTGAGAGCTCTGTGTAGCTTCCGGTGCAGAGCCATGCATGAGGGAGTGCTGAATTTCTACTGAGAAACTTGAGCTTCgctactcagctctgccttcaACCACACCACCATTTAGGAGGACTGAAGTCTCAGATCTGCATTAAAAAGCCACATGACTGGGAGTGTCTTGTCAACAACTATCAAAAACCTCCGACACAGCACACGTTTGGTCAATCTTTCACTCTCATTTAAGACATCAAGAACAAATCTATAGGGAAAGACGTTTTAAACTCGAAGAATGGATGCGTAACCTCAGAAACGCGGACACTAAGTACAGCTGTGGCAACACTGTGGCGTATACCTCTCACTGTTGAAATTAAACCAATACTAGTCCTCTAACACAGAACGTCCCCACCCTGAACCTACACCAGAAGGTTAAGGTGGAATGCCGCTGCAGTCTAATTCTAACATCCCTTCCTTGTTTTAGCGATGTAGCCAAGTATTCTCACAGACGGGGCTCTCGAGTCAGTTACGTTGCAACCCCTGCTCCCACCGCACATATCTGAGTCCTCCCTCCACCTCAGCGTCCTTCTCTGCACAACAAGGAGAACAGCGATGCTGGCTGCCCGGGTTCTCGAGAGCGCTAAACGAAGTAACTGGGGGCACTAGGGTTGTGTCCATCAATAAACATgtagcttctttttcttcttggtattgttattgttgttttgttataGAAAGATGCAAACTGTTTGAAAGGTGTAACATTGTAAAAGCCCTGTTGGCTTCAGGATCTTGTTCCATATTTAATTTTGAGACTTTGTTGCTGCCAGTTACACAGACTTTGTGAAACACAGCTTCACTCTACAGAAGTAATTTTGATAACTGAATTTTACAAATTAGGCATTAAAATTAGTACtgaaaatatgtacatatgttcAGGACCCAATAAATTCTTCACAAAGTGCTGGAGTGAGGATTCAGTATAAGATGATGAATTTGAAAATGCCAGTATCTTCCACACAGGAGGAGCTTGGGCACATTTGACAAGGCAACACAAGGTGCCATTGAGAAAACCAGTGTTAATCTGAGCACCTTTCAATATATCCTAACAAACATGTCTAGATGATAGAAAACACGTATTCAGAGCAAAGGTTTGTCGACACAATGCAGGCAAATTTGTCAAGTTTTACATATAcagtttatttattgtttttccttaaaaaagacACCcgattaaaatattaataaccattaaaaacaagtaaattcGCACAATTATAAATTCAGTTGAAACAAAATTTCAATTTGGATTAAATTTACCTTGTGAATTATAATGAAGTTTCACTTAATTGCAAAATGATTCAATTcatatagcttttgtttttcataaatccTAACCTCATATCCCAGAAAATACAGCCTTTGGGtaacatttatgtaaacactGAAGCcaataatatacatttttattatcaatTTCTATCGTCATTAATACAAAAAGTTAATAAACTTGAACAGCGAAGTTTACAATCAGGTGGGGCCCCGTGGGGGCGACCGCGTCACTGCTGACTTCCTCTGGTCACTGTCAGCAGCAGGAGCATTGCGTCCAACCTGCAAACACACCAACGATCTACTTACCAACGCATGAGAGTCATAAACAGCTTTACAGGCCTGCCTACAACAAGCACCAATTTCAAATCAAGCCTAGTATAACATACACTCCATAAGATGTGTACTaaggcaaagaaataaacaaatttagaaaaaacaaatatccagaaagaatggaaaagaaacatTATTGGAGAATATAAGGCTTAAAATATGCCAACAGGAATGCAGAATGACCCTTTGATAGCTGTATGTCATTTCTgatttacagaaattaaaaacttgATCACTACAGATAGTCACAGTGATTACACTGATGGACAATATCCAGGCTggttaattctttaaaatttgatttttcacCAAGGGCAAAAATACCACATGACTTGACCAACGCAAGAAAAGCATCAGAAATCACTGAACAGTCAAGATGGAGGAGAATATGAGAGTTCTCCATTCACAAAACAGGAACATGTGCCTGGAACTGCTTAGTATTAGAAAACTCCAAGAAATGTCATAGGCAGCATCTGAAAATAGTTCAGAGAGAAAATGGTTCTTCAGAGAGAATCACTTTCCAGGAAACTGCTACTTCAGAAAGGAAATCTAAGCTACAGGGATTGAGAGTCAGGGGCCCGCAGTCATCATGGATAAAAATGTCGATTCTCTTAATTATTATCAGAACGCATTTTTataaaaagctataaaacttGAAAGGAGGAAGTgtttcctaaaacaaaacaaaaaaacaacaaaataacaataagTTAGTTTGTTGCATGtcatataaaagataaaaggtTACTGTaaccttccttttcttccattcctttttCTGATCTGCATGAGTGTGAACCGCGTCTGTCGTTCCCAGTTTGAGAAGGAATCTTCTCTACAGAAAGGGGAGCTGACTTCTCAAGTAAACACCCCCTCACTCTGTGTTGGAAGCACTGACCTGGGCAGACCCTGCCCCTGGGCTAGGGCTGCAGAGCTCCCAGGACCCTCTTCTCACTGCGCAGCCCTCACCACTCACCCTGCTCAGGGGCAGACAGAGGCCGTGCCCGTCAGCCCTCTGGCAGGGACGAAGAGGCCTCTTTCGTGTAAATTGGttggaaagaaaaagttaaatgctAGTTTTGGTAAGACAACATTTAAACATATATGGATATAagaacaatattaatttttacatgacttttgaaacttttataatcattattttaaaaacaaaaacattaaaaagggaAATACCGCTGGTTGAGTTAGATGGTCTTTTGTTTTAACATTATACATGCAAACGCTCATTTAAACTGTCCAAGGGATGAGCCCATTGCAAGGTGACTGACTTTTAAGGTAAGACTTTCAGAGTTTCAGTGTAAGGTGGAAAATCAAAGGGAAAGGCATTTACAAGAATGAAGGTCCATATTCAACCCTAAGAACCAGGTGCGTCCAGTATACCAATGggcaatatattttaatattggtAAATATGAAAGTGACGTGTTGTGAGAAACCTGGACTGTCTGATCTTAAGCAAGGAGGGGCAGCATCCAGCTGTGCGAAGACCAGATGAAAGTACTAAGTTATGGAATCATTAGGAAAAGTGTATGGCCTGTGGGTGGGATTTCCTCAGGTACTCTACCTGGCAAAATGATTTATGCTACAACAGAACAGAGTAAAGGAGGCTAAGGTTTGGGGCTCCTCacaaacatttctaaatataatttattttgagtGATAATTCATTTTGCTGTACACACATACCTCTTTAGAGGCCATCTGATCTCTTTAAAAGACAGTTAAACTAGAACAAGAGCCTAAATGACAGTTTTAATACACTGTGGACAAAGAGAGAAGCAGATTTTATATACGACGTATGCTTCAGAAAAATGATGTCTATtaaaaagtcaagaaggaaaaacCTTAACATTCAATGACAACTTCATGGTCGCTTAAGAGTCAGGGGTttaaagaaatacacaaagaaGTCTAGCTGTCCAGTAGGCCCTGGAAAGCATGTGCAGGTCCATCTCCATAGTCACTCAACTGGTGTCTTCTGACGCATCCTGACCACAGGATTCTGTAGCATCACCAAGTGACCCCTTGATTGTGCAAGTGACACAGCCCTCCAAAAAAGGACAAGAGCAGGTAGGTTATTTGATGTAATGTCATCCGAAAAGTTTCAAGATCAATAAAATGCTGGCCCAGCAATCTACGTCTATTTACCCAACTTACTCATGTCTAAGAATACCCGTTATTAGTTCATTCCTTATTAGAAGGTAAATGACAGCAACTGTTTAAATACTTTTGTTTAAACTGTTTTGGGGTTCATTCTTCATATAATCTTGtactcaaaaatcagaaaaacaatatattttaaaaatgaagacacttAAGTAACCAGCCCAGCTCCTGCTTTTTGGAGAGACCACATCTAACAGTTGTTAAGTGTCAggcatttattcttttctttaaaaacaggGGTAGGGAGGATTCTAATGACTTGTTTACTCCATAAGTCTTAATATCACACTTTTTTAAATACCTAAATTTGTTCTCTTGCTGTAATTCTTAACTTCACACATCACCTCCCACATCTTGTGGGAATACAGACCTCATTACTAGTACAACTGTCACAACCATCGGTACAGAGCCACCCACTGGGACCAGCGGTAAATCAAAGCTGCAGTGTTCAGGGTGTTCACACATGATCTCATCGAGAAGATCTCACAACATCAAGAACGCCTCTTGGGCTCCAAGTATGAACACTATCCCTGGTGTGAATCTTACATTTTGAGTTTTAACTCTTCTCAAATACCCATGCATATCTGAAATTCGAATCTCTTAGCCTCTCCTTTCCAGTCAATCATGGATCAAAGGAGGCCTCTTTACTCCTTATTGCCCCATAACCATTCCAActggtggaaaaaaagaaaacacttggaGTCAAAACACCTGTATTCAAAATCTGATGAACTGTGTAACCTTATACAAACTACTTCCTACCTGTACACCTTACTGTGTTGTCTGTTTATTGGTAAAGCAGGGACAATCACACCTACCCCAGAAGTAACTGTGAGGATTAAAGTTTCAGTGGGATGATGCAACGTATACTGAGTGCCTACCACACTGCCTGGTATGACATCTGTCAGGTGACAGCTTTATGACTGTGCCTACCCGGATGTCTATGTCTTGAGGGACAGTCTGGCTCTGAACCCAGGAATGCACCTGGGccagctcctccctctgtccGTGAGAAAACTGCGGCTGCTGTCGCCTCATGCTTTCTAGCTTTTCTAAGTCTTCTTTCAGTACAATTTCTTTAaccctgaaaacaaacaaacaaataaaaccttaATGGTCCTGAATAAGGCACAGTGTTCTTACCATGTCATCTAAGAACAGCACTTCTTTTTGGTTTGTAATATACTTTATATCTCGTGTTAATATATGACGTAcgcattaaaaaataactgagtCATTTCTTTGTCAAGTTGGTAAAGCGAGACCTCTTTTTCTTCGTGGAAAACATCTATAGAGTGTTTTAACGAGCTACACAGAAGAAACAGATTTCCCATAGTTCTTCTATTCttttagaatgggaaaaaaatccagaGCCTAATAAGAAAAGTTCTTTTACTCGTGTGCCATCTTAAAAGCCctgctttccttgttttttggtTTCGTGATGCGTAAGGTTTGTTTAGTCTGGATCTGAGCTTGTGTGGCACTACCACCATAACCACCATAACCAGTGCCTTCAGAAGTCATTCACTGTTTGACTTCAAATGAATGAATCTGAAAATACATGTCTCTAAGGGTATGtataaaaacatttagaaatcatTCTTAAGAAACCATTAAAAAGCTCAGATAAAAGTGGGTCTCCTAAGGCGCTCGCCTACCTTTCTGGTACCTGGTATGTCATCAGAACGCACTCAGGGGTTCGCTCTATCATTCTCCAGATGGACTCTTCAGCTACAGTGGGAAGTGTTTCTTTTCTCTGAGAGTAATCCTGAGATTGCTGCCCATTTGGGgtgatttcagaagaaaaatcactCGTAGCAAAGTATATACTGCTGTCACTGCTTCCTATCAAAAATCAACAACAGTAACAATTTAGAAAATACCTGTTGGGGGCTGATTTGCCAAACTTGCCCTTATTCTCCAAAGGCTTTGGCAACTGGCTGACAGTTGTCATGGCCACCCAGCCCAGCCATCACCCCAGGTTAGTAACCAGACCCTTCCACCTCTTTGGTCTGCCCGAGAGCTCCTTCTCACTCTTCCTGAGCTGTTCACTCTCAAGGCCAGACCCTGTTCCTTATCATCACCCAGAACTACTCCATCTCCAAAGTCACCAACATCTCAGACTCACCTTCTCGTTTGCTTACTCAATTGTTCCAGCCACAAGTGTCGAACAGTGCCCTAGCCATTCAGCTTAGAGCCCAAAGTCCATCACTCGATTAACACTCTTTGCACTACCTTAGACTTCTTTCACCCTCTGACTTTTCATCACGATCAAAATGTCAACTCTGATAAAGCCAATAATCAATTCTGTTCTTATCTAAACCCAAGTAGCTAAAGACACGGAGAAAGTCACACATAACATGGTACATTGGTTCTACAGTAACTCATCCTCAACAAAGGACCATCAAAAAGCCTGACCATCCTGCTACAGTGCCCACATCAGCACACTAGTCTCCCCTCAGCAATGACTATTTTTGacttctctattttctctctcactctcacccattttataagaaaaaagcagaagccATTAGAAAGGAAATTCACTCTCCTGATACCAAAGATAGACTTACTCGCATCTGCActctctcctcaccctcctcctgTTCCAGCAGAGAAGTCATGCCCCTACTTGAAGGCCCAGCCCTTGATGGCTGCTATAGACCTTATGGTCTATTCTTTTCTTGTCTTGCATCTGACCCGTCTAGATCCTCCTTATTGACTTcggaatgattaaaaaaaagtaccTGATATTTTAAACAAGTAAGTATATGGGTAAACATAAAGGAAATTTCTCCtccttaaaaaaatctctttaaaaggtAATTGACTGTTTTAGGCAAAATAATAACAACTTTATTCTGGGGTTTACAATATacatagaagtaaaatgtatgacgaAAATAGCACAGAAGAGGGTGAAATGAAATACTGTTTTAAGGTTCTTAGACATAAAGTGATATAAGAGGTATAATATTTGAAGGTAAACCACGAAAGTAAAAGATGCATTTGTTAATCTTAGagcaatgacaaaaaaaaaaaaaaaggtatagcTGAGAAGCCAATAACGGAGAGAAAATAGAACTGTTAAAATACGCAATTAACccaaaaggaggaggggaggaaaaaaagagaaagagcagataAGACAAACATAAAACAAGTAGCAAGACAGAAGATTCAACTTAAACCTGACCATATCAATAATCAGATTAAACGTAAATGGTCTAAGTACTCCAGTTAAAAGGCAGATAGTTATATGGATAAAAAAGCAATATCTAGCTATATGTGGTTATGAGAAatcaactttaaatataaaaacatataagttaaaaataaaaagatggaaaaaaatgccatgtaaacactaatcaaaataaagctgatatcaaagtagatttcaaagcaaggTACATTTCATAACAAAGGGGTTGATTCATCACAAGGACATAATCTTAAATGGGTGTGCATCTAAtaaaagagcttcaaaatacatgaaacaaaaactgactaGACtgcaaaaaaacagacaaattcacAATTTTAGTTGGACATTTTAAAAGCCCTGTCTCAATGACTGAtaaaacaagtaga
This genomic interval carries:
- the UTS2 gene encoding urotensin-2, coding for MYKLVPCCLLLTAFLNPLLSRPVRDSGAEPLLLSAPGEDARSTLDELEREFLRQVLPEMSGAEGGDGPRKADPSTNIVKAQGHVGKFQAFSGQDPNVLLSHLLARIRKQHKKRGPPPECFWKYCV